The following coding sequences are from one Haliotis asinina isolate JCU_RB_2024 chromosome 3, JCU_Hal_asi_v2, whole genome shotgun sequence window:
- the LOC137278030 gene encoding nucleoporin NUP42-like, translating into MTVCTFFLNGRCKFGDKCRYEHPRGGQNQGVQRQLFGGGGGGGGGNRVTFRDSFGSSQNTSQYKWTAQDIKQQTGSTASADVINALQAEIEVWLQSKQWPFSCISPEKDLPCLPDFEDISPEELRFEAYAAIKAGNIQPYVEKVRLLLVDYNNKKNHLKNANPSLKQKLIQFIEENRNKKSPGAHPSAFGGKSAFGGGVGFGGGAGSVFGASSGKSSSSFGQSASSSSIFGGGSPSGSGNVFGKPTAASSAGGMFGQSSAGSTSVFGSAPFGSSSNSSTSVFGGGTGTGATSTGAFGGSSGTGFGSTGAFGAGRTGGGFGSSATTGAFGSSGVPFTSSTAGFGSGSTATSGGLGGASASGGIFGGSGFSAQQTGTSSFGGTSAGASAFGSTQPGSGAFGAQTTQSNAPPSGFFSSSGQTTSPAPVSAPTPTNKKMYTPLADLTEEEKAQFSAPSFVLGKIPTRPPPQELVNGTVGR; encoded by the exons ATGACTGTTTGCACTTTCTTTTTGAATGGAAGGTGTAAATTCGGCGACAAATGCAGATACGAACATCCAAGGG GGGGACAGAATCAAGGAGTACAACGACAGCTGTTTGGTGGgggaggtggaggtggaggaGGGAATCGTGTGACCTTCAGAGACAGCTTTGGGTCGAGTCAGAACACAAGCCAGTACAAGTGGACAGCAcaagacattaaacaacaaaccggAAGCACAGCTAGTGCTGATGTTAT TAATGCTCTCCAGGCTGAGATTGAAGTATGGCTGCAGTCCAAGCAGTGGCCCTTCTCCTGCATCTCTCCTGAGAAAGATCTCCCTTGCCTACCAG ACTTTGAGGACATCTCTCCAGAGGAGCTGAGATTCGAGGCCTATGCAGCCATCAAGGCAGGAAACATCCAACCCTAT GTGGAAAAGGTTCGATTGTTGTTGGTGGattacaacaacaaaaagaatcACCTAAAAAATGCCAACCCATCCCTCAAGCAGAAGCTG ATACAGTTTATCGAAGAGAACAGGAACAAGAAATCTCCAGG ggcTCATCCATCAGCATTTGGGG GCAAGAGTGCCTTTGGTGGAGGAGTAGGGTTTGGTGGTGGAGCTGGTAGTGTCTTCGGTGCTTCATCAGGGAAGTCCAGCAGTTCTTTTGGGCAGTCAGCCAGCTCCTCTAGTATATTTGGTGGTGGATCTCCATCTGGATCAGGAAATGTCTTCGGAAAACCAACAGCAGCATCCTCGGCAGGTGGAATGTTTGGTCAGAGTAGTGCTGGCTCCACCTCAGTATTTGGGTCAGCTCCCTTTGGTTCTAGTTCCAATTCCTCAACATCTGTTTTTGGTGGAGGGACAGGTACAGGAGCTACTTCCACAGGGGCGTTTGGTGGAAGCAGTGGTACAGGGTTTGGATCTACTGGAGCTTTTGGTGCAGGGAGAACAGGTGGGGGGTTTGGGAGCAGTGCAACCACTGGTGCATTTGGGAGTTCAGGTGTGCCATTTACAAGTAGCACAGCAGGTTTTGGTAGTGGTTCTACTGCAACTTCAGGTGGTCTTGGTGGTGCTTCAGCAAGTGGTGGCATATTTGGTGGAAGTGGATTCAGTGCTCAACAAACTGGGACATCAAGTTTTGGAGGAACCAGTGCAGGAGCATCTGCCTTTGGTTCTACACAGCCAGGAAGTGGGGCATTTGGTGCTCAGACGACACAGTCTAATGCACCACCTAGTGGATTCTTTAGTAGTTCTGGGCAGACAACTTCCCCTGCACCAGTATCTGCACCAACACCAACAAATAAGAAGATGTATACGCCATTGGCAGACTTAACTGAGGAGGAAAAGGCTCAGTTTTCTGCACCATCATTTGTGCTGGGCAAAATCCCAACCCGACCACCACCACAAGAACTTGTCAATGGAACGGTGGGACGATAA
- the LOC137278027 gene encoding YTH domain-containing family protein 1-like isoform X1 — protein MSASVDQRTKGQPNQVSNGPNKDSGVKDEEFDQYLQPPHQQAGYSTAPMSSPGVSDPFLPSYYTPSMSFPYMDQGLGAGPWSNGGDPPMFSMTSYDYNGIFNSFGYPPFGWDYSPDYWGNAGQGQKNNRQYTEEYYRPDQMMPAEAYTGMNGELDRDGVNSVEQGLKGMNLGDGKKMESVGNDMGVEQNGNVGGPQGPPMVTGGGSQAPKKASWAAIASQPARPQPQMKPRTIPRAPVNPNKHNMDIGTWDNRGNSGNRQQQQPRQGFSAPRRQMTPYNSGNSTSNNQNNSGGNAGGSSSTSASASASASAAAAVSHPVLDRLKSVNQYNPKEYNLNPKGARFFVIKSYSEDDIHRSIKYSIWCSTEHGNKRLDAAIREREGKGPVYLLYSVNGSGHFCGLAQMMSPVDYLKNCGVWAQDKWKGSFEVKWIYVKDVPNSQLRHIRLENNENKPVTNSRDTQEVPPEKGKQVLKIFHNYKHTTSIFDDFIHYEKRQEEDVKK, from the exons ATGTCTGCAAGTGTAGATCAG AGGACAAAAGGACAGCCAAATCAAG TGTCCAATGGTCCCAATAAAGATTCCGGTGTGAAAGACGAAGAGTTCGACCAATACCTTCAACCACCCCACCAG cagGCTGGCTACAGTACCGCACCAATGTCAAGCCCTGGAGTTTCCGACCCCTTCCTGCCCAGTTACTACACTCCGTCGATGTCGTTTCCGTACATGGACCAAGGACTTGGTGCTGGACCCTGGTCAAATGGCGGGGACCCACCTATGTTTTCAATGACCAGTTATGACTACAATGGAATTTTCAATAGTTTTGGTTACCCACCTTTTGGATGGGACTACTCACCAGACTATTGGGGAAATGCAGGCCAGGGACAGAAAAATAACCGACAATACACTGAGGAATATTACCGGCCTGATCAAATGATGCCAGCTGAGGCTTATACTGGTATGAATGGTGAACTTGATCGTGATGGCGTTAATAGTGTGGAACAGGGATTGAAAGGAATGAACTTGGGAGATGGAAAGAAAATGGAGAGTGTTGGAAATGATATGGGAGTTGAACAGAATGGTAATGTGGGTGGACCTCAGGGGCCCCCAATGGTGACTGGGGGTGGGTCTCAAGCTCCAAAGAAAGCATCTTGGGCTGCCATTGCAAGTCAGCCAGCACGTCCTCAGCCTCAGATGAAACCTAGGACAATTCCAAGAGCGCCTGTGAACCCCAACAAGCATAACATGGACATTGGCACTTGGGACAATCGAGGAAACTCTGGTAACCGCCAACAGCAGCAGCCAAGACAGGGATTTAGTGCTCCTCGACGACAAATGACACCTTACAATTCTGGGAACTCAACTTCTAACAACCAAAACAACTCTGGTGGCAATGCAGGAGGCAGTTCGTCAACCTCTGCATCTGCATCTGCTTCGGCAAGTGCTGCTGCTGCAGTATCGCACCCTGTGTTGGACAGGCTGAAATCGGTCAATCAGTATAATCCCAAAGAGTATAATTTGAACCCCAAAGGAGCCCGCTTCTTTGTTATCAAGAGCTATTCGGAGGATGATATTCACCGATCGATTAAGTACAGCATCTGGTGTAGTACAGAACATGGAAACAAACGTCTAGATGCTGCCATCCGTGAGCGAGAAGGAAAGGGGCCTGTCTATCTTCTGTATAGCGTGAACGGTAGTGGCCATTTCTGTGGATTGGCTCAAATGATGTCGCCTGTGGATTATTTGAAAAATTGTGGCGTATGGGCTCAGGATAAGTGGAAGGGTTCCTTTGAAGTGAAGTGGATCTATGTCAAGGATGTCCCCAACAGCCAGCTGCGACACATACGTCTGGAGAACAATGAGAATAAACCCGTGACAAACTCTCGGGACACTCAGGAGGTTCCACCAGAGAAAGGCAAACAAGTGTTGAAAATCTTCCACAATTATAAGCACACAACGTCGATCTTTGATGACTTTATTCACTATGAGAAGCGCCAAGAAGAAGATGTTAAGAAG TAA
- the LOC137278027 gene encoding YTH domain-containing family protein 1-like isoform X2 yields the protein MSASVDQRTKGQPNQVSNGPNKDSGVKDEEFDQYLQPPHQAGYSTAPMSSPGVSDPFLPSYYTPSMSFPYMDQGLGAGPWSNGGDPPMFSMTSYDYNGIFNSFGYPPFGWDYSPDYWGNAGQGQKNNRQYTEEYYRPDQMMPAEAYTGMNGELDRDGVNSVEQGLKGMNLGDGKKMESVGNDMGVEQNGNVGGPQGPPMVTGGGSQAPKKASWAAIASQPARPQPQMKPRTIPRAPVNPNKHNMDIGTWDNRGNSGNRQQQQPRQGFSAPRRQMTPYNSGNSTSNNQNNSGGNAGGSSSTSASASASASAAAAVSHPVLDRLKSVNQYNPKEYNLNPKGARFFVIKSYSEDDIHRSIKYSIWCSTEHGNKRLDAAIREREGKGPVYLLYSVNGSGHFCGLAQMMSPVDYLKNCGVWAQDKWKGSFEVKWIYVKDVPNSQLRHIRLENNENKPVTNSRDTQEVPPEKGKQVLKIFHNYKHTTSIFDDFIHYEKRQEEDVKK from the exons ATGTCTGCAAGTGTAGATCAG AGGACAAAAGGACAGCCAAATCAAG TGTCCAATGGTCCCAATAAAGATTCCGGTGTGAAAGACGAAGAGTTCGACCAATACCTTCAACCACCCCACCAG GCTGGCTACAGTACCGCACCAATGTCAAGCCCTGGAGTTTCCGACCCCTTCCTGCCCAGTTACTACACTCCGTCGATGTCGTTTCCGTACATGGACCAAGGACTTGGTGCTGGACCCTGGTCAAATGGCGGGGACCCACCTATGTTTTCAATGACCAGTTATGACTACAATGGAATTTTCAATAGTTTTGGTTACCCACCTTTTGGATGGGACTACTCACCAGACTATTGGGGAAATGCAGGCCAGGGACAGAAAAATAACCGACAATACACTGAGGAATATTACCGGCCTGATCAAATGATGCCAGCTGAGGCTTATACTGGTATGAATGGTGAACTTGATCGTGATGGCGTTAATAGTGTGGAACAGGGATTGAAAGGAATGAACTTGGGAGATGGAAAGAAAATGGAGAGTGTTGGAAATGATATGGGAGTTGAACAGAATGGTAATGTGGGTGGACCTCAGGGGCCCCCAATGGTGACTGGGGGTGGGTCTCAAGCTCCAAAGAAAGCATCTTGGGCTGCCATTGCAAGTCAGCCAGCACGTCCTCAGCCTCAGATGAAACCTAGGACAATTCCAAGAGCGCCTGTGAACCCCAACAAGCATAACATGGACATTGGCACTTGGGACAATCGAGGAAACTCTGGTAACCGCCAACAGCAGCAGCCAAGACAGGGATTTAGTGCTCCTCGACGACAAATGACACCTTACAATTCTGGGAACTCAACTTCTAACAACCAAAACAACTCTGGTGGCAATGCAGGAGGCAGTTCGTCAACCTCTGCATCTGCATCTGCTTCGGCAAGTGCTGCTGCTGCAGTATCGCACCCTGTGTTGGACAGGCTGAAATCGGTCAATCAGTATAATCCCAAAGAGTATAATTTGAACCCCAAAGGAGCCCGCTTCTTTGTTATCAAGAGCTATTCGGAGGATGATATTCACCGATCGATTAAGTACAGCATCTGGTGTAGTACAGAACATGGAAACAAACGTCTAGATGCTGCCATCCGTGAGCGAGAAGGAAAGGGGCCTGTCTATCTTCTGTATAGCGTGAACGGTAGTGGCCATTTCTGTGGATTGGCTCAAATGATGTCGCCTGTGGATTATTTGAAAAATTGTGGCGTATGGGCTCAGGATAAGTGGAAGGGTTCCTTTGAAGTGAAGTGGATCTATGTCAAGGATGTCCCCAACAGCCAGCTGCGACACATACGTCTGGAGAACAATGAGAATAAACCCGTGACAAACTCTCGGGACACTCAGGAGGTTCCACCAGAGAAAGGCAAACAAGTGTTGAAAATCTTCCACAATTATAAGCACACAACGTCGATCTTTGATGACTTTATTCACTATGAGAAGCGCCAAGAAGAAGATGTTAAGAAG TAA